One window of Desulfosoma sp. genomic DNA carries:
- a CDS encoding NUDIX hydrolase, giving the protein MGVRPWKVLGSERLDGTSLFGFRRDHVVSPRTGKEHPVYVLEAPDWVNVIPITPQKDVVFVRQWRHGVREVTLEIPGGVVEAGDSVEQAARRELIEETGYTAQSFVDLGYTFPNPAIQNNRCYTFVALHAVPHTDPDLDAMEDIEVVVHALKDVPGLVKEGKISHALIVAAFWKFFLWSGDSNLLEAVCSS; this is encoded by the coding sequence ATGGGAGTGCGGCCGTGGAAGGTGTTAGGCAGTGAACGCCTTGACGGCACATCCCTTTTCGGCTTTCGCAGGGACCATGTGGTTTCCCCAAGAACCGGAAAGGAACATCCCGTGTACGTTCTAGAAGCTCCCGATTGGGTGAATGTCATACCCATTACACCTCAAAAAGATGTGGTTTTCGTACGCCAATGGCGCCACGGTGTTCGAGAAGTGACCTTGGAAATTCCGGGGGGTGTGGTAGAGGCGGGAGACAGCGTGGAACAGGCGGCACGACGCGAATTGATTGAAGAAACGGGTTATACCGCTCAATCTTTCGTGGATCTCGGCTACACTTTTCCCAATCCGGCCATTCAAAACAACCGGTGTTACACCTTTGTCGCTTTGCATGCCGTTCCTCACACAGACCCTGATCTCGATGCCATGGAAGATATCGAGGTGGTGGTGCATGCTTTGAAGGATGTTCCCGGCTTGGTTAAGGAAGGGAAGATTTCTCATGCCTTGATTGTGGCAGCTTTTTGGAAATTTTTTCTATGGTCTGGAGACTCTAATCTCTTAGAGGCGGTTTGTTCTTCATGA
- a CDS encoding DnaJ domain-containing protein, whose protein sequence is MERCYYSILGVSTKASLEEIKGAFRRQALRWHPDVNPGCADVAEKFRRLRDAYEVLSDPEKRRLYDLRCGYGDRNNGSKKYVFQWSCGVGEAVFEALHDLVGGVPRHEMCQPRVDLRFDLEIPRNKAVSGTHEKISYERSVFCPNCAQNGHRAAAHSCERCGGTGEILELCSVTVVIPPGCVHEMRVRIPAAGDCLRPGFPPGDLVVVCHVVEI, encoded by the coding sequence ATGGAACGCTGCTATTATAGCATTCTAGGCGTGTCGACCAAGGCGTCCCTGGAGGAGATCAAAGGAGCCTTTCGTCGTCAAGCTCTGCGCTGGCATCCTGATGTGAACCCCGGATGTGCCGACGTTGCGGAAAAGTTTCGGCGTCTACGTGATGCTTACGAGGTGCTTTCAGATCCGGAAAAGCGGCGGCTCTATGATCTTCGTTGCGGTTACGGGGACCGAAACAATGGCTCAAAAAAGTACGTGTTTCAGTGGTCATGCGGAGTCGGTGAAGCCGTCTTTGAAGCCTTGCATGACCTTGTGGGGGGAGTCCCTCGGCATGAAATGTGTCAACCCCGTGTGGACCTTCGCTTTGATCTGGAGATTCCGAGAAACAAAGCCGTCTCGGGAACGCATGAAAAAATATCTTATGAGCGCAGTGTCTTCTGTCCGAATTGTGCCCAAAACGGCCATAGAGCGGCCGCTCATTCGTGTGAACGCTGCGGCGGGACCGGAGAGATTTTGGAATTGTGCAGCGTGACCGTGGTGATCCCGCCGGGATGTGTCCATGAAATGCGGGTGAGAATTCCTGCGGCGGGGGATTGCCTTCGCCCGGGTTTTCCGCCGGGTGATTTGGTGGTGGTCTGCCACGTGGTTGAGATCTGA
- a CDS encoding YifB family Mg chelatase-like AAA ATPase, which translates to MVAKTYAFGVVGIQAFLVEVEVDVASGLPSFTVVGLPDSIVRESKERVKSALLNCGYPFPMDRVTVNLAPAHLRKEGAAFDLPIAVGVLAASGFLDPVAVARPIFLGELSLDGRIKAVTGCLPMAIRAREVCREAMIVPAENAPEAAIVDGIEVFPVNHLAEVVEHFRNARPLAKMEVSATDFFSTHDEESLDLADVKGQEYAKRALEVAAAGSHNLLLIGPPGSGKTMLAQRLPTILPPLSLEESLETSQIYSVAGLLRDQPLIARRPFRHPHHTISDAGLIGGGHVPRPGEVSLAHHGVLFLDEFPEFRRNILDLLRQPLEDGQVTIARASMTLTYPARFTLVAAMNPCPCGFAGDTKKPCRCSSLEVQRYRSRISGPILDRIDLHVDVPAVAVEDLHGSDRAEPSRVVRQRVMAARERQRARFGKTGIYANAAMGPKDVERYCAIDSKGKRLLHEAMDTLHLSARAYHRILKVARTIADLEGSDTVYTHHLLEAVQYRTLDRTFWI; encoded by the coding sequence ATGGTGGCCAAGACCTATGCCTTTGGAGTCGTAGGAATTCAAGCCTTTTTGGTAGAAGTGGAGGTGGATGTGGCCTCCGGGCTTCCCTCTTTCACCGTGGTAGGGCTTCCCGACAGCATTGTTCGGGAAAGCAAAGAGCGGGTAAAGAGTGCCTTGCTTAATTGCGGCTATCCTTTTCCCATGGACCGAGTCACGGTGAATCTGGCCCCCGCCCACTTGCGCAAGGAAGGAGCCGCCTTTGATCTACCCATCGCCGTAGGGGTTCTGGCGGCTTCAGGCTTTCTGGATCCTGTCGCGGTGGCTCGGCCCATATTTCTTGGGGAGCTTTCCTTGGATGGTCGTATCAAGGCTGTCACGGGATGCCTTCCCATGGCCATTCGAGCCCGAGAGGTGTGCCGAGAGGCGATGATCGTTCCCGCCGAGAACGCCCCGGAAGCCGCTATCGTTGATGGAATAGAGGTTTTTCCTGTCAATCATCTGGCCGAGGTGGTGGAGCATTTTCGAAACGCTCGGCCTCTGGCCAAAATGGAAGTATCCGCGACCGATTTTTTCTCTACGCACGATGAAGAATCTCTGGATCTGGCGGACGTCAAGGGGCAAGAGTATGCCAAAAGAGCTTTAGAAGTGGCTGCGGCGGGTTCACACAATCTTTTGTTGATCGGCCCTCCGGGTTCCGGCAAGACGATGTTGGCGCAACGTCTTCCGACGATTCTTCCCCCTTTAAGTTTGGAAGAATCCTTGGAAACATCCCAGATCTACAGCGTGGCAGGACTTCTTCGTGATCAGCCTTTGATTGCACGCCGCCCCTTTCGTCATCCTCACCATACCATCTCCGACGCAGGACTCATCGGTGGGGGTCATGTGCCTCGTCCCGGAGAGGTGAGCTTGGCTCACCATGGCGTTCTTTTTTTGGATGAATTTCCTGAATTTCGTCGAAACATTTTGGACTTGTTACGCCAACCTTTGGAAGACGGCCAAGTAACCATCGCACGAGCCTCCATGACCCTGACCTATCCGGCTCGGTTCACTCTTGTGGCCGCCATGAACCCTTGCCCATGCGGGTTTGCCGGAGATACCAAAAAACCTTGTCGGTGTTCGTCATTGGAAGTTCAGCGTTATCGTAGCCGCATCTCGGGGCCTATTCTCGACCGCATCGACTTGCATGTAGATGTTCCCGCTGTGGCGGTGGAAGATTTACATGGATCCGATAGGGCCGAGCCGTCACGAGTGGTACGCCAAAGGGTGATGGCGGCTCGAGAAAGACAAAGGGCTCGGTTTGGCAAGACCGGCATTTATGCCAACGCCGCTATGGGCCCTAAGGACGTAGAACGCTATTGTGCCATCGATTCCAAGGGCAAACGACTCCTTCACGAAGCGATGGACACCCTGCACCTGAGCGCTCGAGCTTACCATAGGATTCTCAAGGTCGCTCGAACCATCGCGGACCTGGAAGGAAGCGACACCGTGTACACCCATCATCTTCTTGAAGCCGTCCAATATCGAACCCTGGATCGGACCTTTTGGATATAA